AAAAGGTCTGGTCTTTGCGATGGTCTATCTCCCTACATCTCTTTCCCGCTCCATCCAATCAGGTGTTCTATGAACATTCCCATAATAACGACGAAAACAATCGTCAAGAACAATCTCGCCGCCATAAATTTCAATCCCAGAAATTGAAGTTCCACCATCTCCTGAGGAATCTTTATACACGCCCATGCCGAAAGGAAGATAATGATATTGGAAAGGGACGCACCTTTTCTAATCAAAGCCGCCGCCATGGGAAAGGCCACATAAAGAGGTCCGGTCGGCAGTGCACCGAAGAATATTGCAAGCGAAATGCCTCTTATCCCCGAAGTTTTCCCAAGATATTTCACAACAGTATCTTTCGACACCCATACTTTAAAGAGTCCCATCAACACCATAACCGCCGGAAGTATCCAGATCATCTCAACAAAGAAACCGCGGGATGAAGAAACAACCGCCCGCTTTTTGTCAGGAAAAATCAAGAGAAGGATCACCGCCGCAACCAAAACGGCGCCCAAAAAAGCAGTATCCCGTAACATCGCTTTGCTACGGTTTTTCTTCTCAGGTGTCTTCATAATTGCAAGATCAATCCCATAATAAGGCCGATGATGACCGCGATGATAAAACTCATTCCATTCCTCAATAGCGCCATCTTTTTCCCGAGCTCTTTTATTTCGACAGGCAGTGTCACCACACCGATCATAGTCAGGGTTGTAATGAACACCGCAACCGTTGTGACCGATGCGCCGCTTTTTAAAAAGGCGCCGGCCATAGGAAAGGAAATCAAAGAAGGAATATGCAAAACCGCTCCCAGAAGCGCCGCGATCAGCACCCCCATGAAACCCGCCTGTTTACCGAGAATTCTGGAAATCTGGCTCTGCGGGACAAACCCCAAAAGCAGGCCTATAATGATTATGATGATGAGAACGACGGGGAGAATACGGAAGAACGACTGTACCGCCGCTTTCAACGCCTGTTTT
The sequence above is drawn from the candidate division WOR-3 bacterium genome and encodes:
- a CDS encoding permease, translated to MSMTAVVINVLTLCCLLFAFIKDSKKTKQALKAAVQSFFRILPVVLIIIIIIGLLLGFVPQSQISRILGKQAGFMGVLIAALLGAVLHIPSLISFPMAGAFLKSGASVTTVAVFITTLTMIGVVTLPVEIKELGKKMALLRNGMSFIIAVIIGLIMGLILQL